ATTACGCTTCATCCGACACACGTATGCATGTGGCTACATCAACCGTGGAAAAACTGATCGACTATTGCAAAAACACACCGGAAGATGGCCTGCGTTCAGCGGCATCGGTTGCGGTGCGCAATGAATTGATCAGCGCTAACCTGCAAATCCTGAAGGACTTGGTGTAAGCCCATGAATGTCGCCATGCTTCCTTCATCTGCTGTTGTGTTGCAGCAAGAATTTCGCGCAGAACTTATCGCGATTGCTGATTGGTGGGCAAGCCATGCAATCGATCAGCAACAGGGTGGTTTTTACGGTGAGATAGGGGCAGATAACCTGCCCGTGTCCGGTGCCAGTAAAGGTATTATTTTGAATGCGCGCATCTTGTGGTTCTTCAGTGAAGCCGCGCAGCAGATTAATAATCCTGTTTATCGCGACTGTGCCGAACGCGCCTACGCTTATTTGATTGCACACTTTTTTGATGAGAAGCATGGCGGCGTGTATTGGGAGTTGGATGCGGCCGGTGTGCCCATCAATACCAAGAAGCAAGTCTACGCCCAGGCATTTACTATTTATGCCCTTTGCGCTTATTTCCAACTCACGGGTGATGCGCAAGCACTTGCCCGTGCGCTGGAGTGTTTTCAGTTGGTTGAGCAGCATGCAATTGATAGTGTCAACCAAGGCTACCTTGAAGCCTTTACCCGCGACTGGGGTGTGATTGACGATTTGCGTCTCAGCGAAAAAGATTTGAATTATCCCAAATCACAAAATACCCACCTGCATATTCTGGAAGCCTATACCACCTTGTATCAGGCTCATCCTGCATCCGAGGTTCAGGCGGCACTGAAATATAACATCGAGATGTTTGATCGCTACATGATCGACAGAAACACGCATCACCTGCGTATGTTTATGGATGTGCAGTGGAACGATTTTTCTCCCGGTTATACCTATGGTCACGACATTGAAGCCAGTTGGTTAATTGCTAAAGCGCTGGAATCCCTGGGTGATGACACTTATACCCGTGAACTGACCCCCACATTATTGCGCATTGCCGACGTCACCTTGCAAGAAGGTGTCGGTGAATTGGGGCAAGTGCTGGACTCTTACGACTTCGCCAGCGCGACAGTAAATGACGACACAGTGTGGTGGGTGCAAGCCGAAGCCTTGGTTGGTTTCCTCTATGCCTATAGCGTGAGTGGCGAGCAAAAATATATGGCAGCGGCAGAAGCCGTGTGGGCGTTTATTAAAAAATATCAAATTGATAGTGAAGCGGGTGAGTGGTTGTGGCTATCGCGCCTGCACGCGCCCAGTGCGACACCTCACTACAAAGTGGGTTTCTGGAAATGTCCTTATCACAATGGCCGCGCCATGATGGAAGCGATGCGCTATTTACAGGGCAATGTGGTTAATCAGGTTGCGTAGCGTCTACGGGCAACTTCCTGATAACAATAAAAATGATTTGTACGCAGCTACTGCACGGCAGTAGCTATTGCATCACAAGAATACAAACCTCCAGCGTGGAATAGACCATGAAAAAAATGAGTATGCTCTTTATCGGGCTTCTGTCCCTTTTGTTGTTATCTGCCTGCAGCAAACAAGCGCCTGTTGCAGAAAACAATACCGCAAAAAATAACATCGCAGAAAAACAGGCTGAAGTAACAGCGCCACCCGCGCATACACAATTTGTGCGCGTCAATGGTGGCCATTTTGAATTGCACGGCAAACCCTATGTGATTACCGGTGTGAATATGTGGTATGCCGCCTATCTGGGCGCGCCAAATGACGTGGGTGATCGCGAGCGTTTGGCAAAAGAGTTGGATAATTTGCAATCCATTGGCGTGAATAATTTGCGCGTATTGGCGGTATCGGAAAAAAGCGACATTAATTCAGCGGTAAAGCCCGCAGTGACTAATGGGTTTGGCAACTACGATGAAAGCCTGTTGCAGGGGCTGGATTATTTATTGGTAGAGTTGGCCAAGCGCGATATGACTGTGGTGTTGTATTTTAATAATTTCTGGCAGTGGTCGGGCGGCATGACCCAATACATGAGTTGGATTGATGGCGAGCCGGTGCAAGACCCTAATGTCACCAATCAATGGGAAGCCTTTATGGCCAAGTCGGCGAGTTTCTACCGCAGCGAAAAAGCGCAGCAGGAATATCGCAACACCTTGAAAAAAATTATCACCCGCGTGAATACCATCAATGGTAAAGCCTATGTGGATGACGCCACGATTATGTCCTGGCAGTTGGCAAACGAGCCGCGCCCTGGCAACTCGCAAACTACTGCCGAAGAAAAACAAATTTATATCGATTGGGTTCACGCTGCCGCTGCCTATATTAAAACCTTGGACCCGTATCATTTAGTGAGTAGTGGTAGCGAAGGGGAAATGGGATCGGTTAATGATTTGGATGTATTCGTGCGCGCCCATGCGACCCCAGCGATTGATTATCTCACCTACCATATGTGGATTCGCAATTGGAGCTGGTTCGATAAAACCAAACCCGCAGAAACCTGGCCATCGGCATGGGAAAAAGCGCAGCACTATATGCGCATGCACATCGATATTGCCAAACAGTTGAATAAACCCTTGGTGTTGGAAGAGTTTGGTTTGGATCGCGACATGGGTTCTTATGCCATAGATTCCACCACCGAATACCGCGACAACTATTTTCGCGGTGTATTTGAATTCATGTTGACAAGCCTGGAGCAAGGCGAGCCCAGTGCCGGTTATAACATTTGGGCCTGGAATGGTTATGGTCGCACCACACGTGCTAATTATTGGTGGCAGGAAGGCGATGATTTGATGGGAGACCCACCTCAGGAGGAGCAGGGTATGTATGGCGTGTTCGATACAGATGCTTCCACCATCGCCATCCTTAAAGAATTTAATACACGTTTTCAGCCAAAATAAGGTGCTCATCACCCAGTAAAAAACTGCAATGAAAATTGCAGTTTTTTTTAACATTGCATTAAATTATCGGATTATTAATATAAAGAAAGGTTTGAAAATCGTTTAAAAAAACCACGACAAAAAAAGGTAAAAAAGATGATAAAAAAATTAATCATGGCAGTGGTTGTGTTCGCTGCGTCGCTGTCGGTCGCATTTAATGCTCATGCACAAAAATTTGAACAGATCGCCAAAACACCGCAATTGGGATGGAACAGTTGGAATACCTTTGCCTGTGATGTGAACGAACAAATGATTCGCGAAATGGCCGATGCCATGGTGTCGTCGGGCATGAAAGCGGCGGGTTATGAATATATAAATATCGACGATTGCTGGCACGGTGAGCGCGATAAAAATGGTTTTATCCAGGTTGATAAAAAACATTTCCCGTCGGGCATGAAAGCCTTGGCGGATTATGTACACAGTAAAGGGTTAAAGCTGGGCATTTATTCGGATGCGGGCAATACCACCTGTGCCGGTCGTCCGGGCAGTCGCGGTCATGAGTATCAGGATGCGCTGACCTATGCGAGCTGGGGCATTGATTATGTGAAATACGATTGGTGCGATACCCAGGATATCAATCCAAAATCGGCTTACGCCACCATGCGCGATGCGATTCATAAAGCGGGTCGCCCTATGTTGTTCAGTATTTGCGAATGGGGCGATAACAAACCCTGGGAGTGGGCGCAGAATGTAGGGCACTCATGGCGCACTACCGGCGATATTTACCCTTGCTGGAGCTGTGAACACAACCACGGTTCATGGTCGTCCTTTGGCGTGTTGCCCATTCTGGACAAACAAGCGGGTCTGCGCAAATACGCAGGCCCCGGTCATTGGAATGACATGGACATGATGGAGGTGGGCAATGGTATGAGTGAAGACGAAGACCGCGCGCATTTTTCACTGTGGGCCATCATGGCATCGCCACTGATTGCCGGTAATGATTTGCGTACTATGAGCGAAGCAACCAAAAAAATCCTCACCAATAAAGACATGCTCGCCATCAATCAGGACAAGCTCGGCATTCAAGCCATGAAGTGGATTGACGAAGGTGATATTGAAATTTATGTCAAACCACTGGAGAAAGGTGATTACGCCGTGCTCTTTTTAAATCGCGCCGATACCAGCATGAATTACAGTCTGGATTGGAATTTTCATTACCTGAAAGACGACATCAGCAAACACGAAATTTTCTTTGATAAGAAAAAATTTACCTGGCGCGATATCTGGAATGGCGGCAAGGGTTCCACTGCAGAAAAATTAAACCTGACCATGGCAGCACACAGCGTTGCTGTGTTGCGCTTGACGCCGCAGTAAATATAACGGGATGTGACACTACACAAAGCCGGCAAATGCCGGCTTTGTTGTATCTGGTACTTGGTTTTTAAGGTTGCTCAAGGTTGTAGCGTTTGCGATACACCAGTGGTGTTATTCCAAAGGTGCGTTTGAAGTGACGGATGAAATTGCTGTGATCGTAAAAGCCGCAGTCGATGGCGATGTTGGCGATGGATTCGCTGGAGTATTTGAGGCGATCGCTGGCAATCAGTACACGCAGCCGAATTAAATATTGCGAGGGGCTGATACGAAAGGTGTCGGCGAAGCGGCGTTCGAGTTGTCGCTCGGAAAAACCGAATTGTTGGGCAATATCGGGAATGCTCAGGTGTTCGGTGTAGCGTGTGCGAATGTATTGCACCACTTGAAAAATCGGGTTTTGCGAGTGATCCAGCATGCGCTCGTAACTTTGCACTATGCCACACAGGCCATAAATCGCTGAGTGGCGATCAAACAGCGGTAGCTTCTGCGTAATAAACCATTCCGGTAAGCCTTCGCGGGTTGGAAACAGCTCAATTAAATTCAGTAAAGATGTGCCATTTTTAAGTAAAAGTTCGTCATCGCGACGAAATTTTTCTGCCATATAGGGCGGGAAAAGTTCTTCATCCCGTTTACCAAACAACTCACCAGGCGAGCGGCAGCCACAGCGCTCTGCAAATGCCTGGTTGCCAGTCATGATGCGGCCTTCGCGGTCTTTCACAAAATACATCACGTTGGGCATGTAGTCGAAAAGTTGCGTTGGCGAGTGGCGTGGATCCAACTGGGCGAGCCAGTCATCAAAATAGTTCATGTCGGAATCGTACAATTTTATTACGGCAGGGTACAAGCGCGCGTGGGAGTGGGCAGGCTAGCATGGTGCCATATCACAATAATGATTGACGCAGGAGTTCCTGAATCCCATGAAATTTGGCGCTAGCACCTGGCTGTGGACATCCCCTTTTACCGGCGATCAGATCGCACTCCTCGAAAACATTGCCGCGCTGGGCTTTGATTTTGTCGAACTGCCCGTGGAGGAGCCAAGCCATATTCCTGTCGCAACACTTAAACCGGTTCTGGCGCACTTGGGGCTGGAGGTGGTGATTTGTGCTGCTGTGACTGCCGGGCGCGATATGAGCGCTGAGAGTAGCGCGGCGCGCCGACAGGCATTTGATTACTTTGAGTCGTGTCTGGCACTGGCCGAAGGGCTGGGCGCGTCCTGTGTGGTGGGGCCGCTTTATGCGCCGGTTGGCAAGGCGCGCCTGGGCACTGAGTCGCTGCGCTGCGCGCAGTGGGAGCGATCCGTCGCGAGCCTTTCGCAGTTGGCGCAGACCGCCGGTAACTGCGGAGTGAGGTTGGGGCTGGAGCCGCTCAACCGCTTTGAGACTGACATGATCAATAACGTGGCCGATGCCCAGCGTTTCCTGCAGCAGGTGGCCAGTCCCTATCTGGGCATTTCACTGGACAGTTTCCACATGAATATCGAGGAGACCGATTTTCGTCGCGCAGTGGTGTCGGCGGGCGAGCTGCTTATCCACCTGCAAGTATCGGATAGCCATCGCGGGGTGCCGGGTGATGGCAATAGCGATTGGGCCGGGCTGCGCGATGGGCTCGGGGCGATTGGCTACCGGGGCAAGATCGGTATTGAAAGTTTTTCACCGGACGCATCCAGCTTGGCGGAGGCGGTGTGCATTTGGCGCCGTTTTGCCGAGAGCCAGGATGATTTTGCGCGCGATGGCCTGGCGTTTTTGCGCCGGTGGTGGGCGGGCGCCTGATTTTTTATCTGACAGGAGAATCACACTATGACGACGAATAAATTGCGGGTTGGCCTTGTCGGGCTGGGTTTCGGGGCGGAGTTTATCCCTATTTATCAGGCTCATCCGCAGGCAGAGGTGGTGGCTATTTGCCAGCGCAACCAACAGAAGATGGATGCCTTGGTGCAGCAGTTTGGTATGGCGGCCAAGTGTTACACCCACTACGAGGAGATGCTGGCAGACCCGGATGTAGACGCGGTGCACATCAATACCCCTATTGGCGATCACGCGCGCCACACTTTGATGGCATTGGCGGCGGGCAAACACGTCGCCTGCACTGTGCCCATGGCGACCTCGGTGGAGGATTGTGAGCGCATCGTTCAGGCCTCCCGCGACAGCGGCAAGGTGTACATGATGATGGAAACGGTGGTGTACAGCCGCGAATTCCTGTTTGTAAAAGAACTGTTTGAGCGCGGCGAGTTGGGCAAAATCCAGTTTTTACAGGCCAGTCACCAGCAGGATATGAACGGCTGGCCGAGCTATTGGGAAGGTATGCCGCCAATGCATTACGCCACCCACTGTGTCGGCCCGGTATTGGGGCTGGAGCGCAAGCTGGCCAAGGCGGTGTCTTGCGTGGGTTCGGGGCGTATCCGCGATGAGCTGGCGCAGGTGTACGGTTCACCCTTTGCGGTGGAGTCTTGTCATATCCAGTTGCAGGACTCCGATGTGGCGGCGCAAATCCATCGCTCGCTGTTTGATACGGCGCGCCAATATCGCGAGAGTTTTAACGTGTATGGATCGCTGAAATCCTACGAATGGCCACTGGTGGAAGGCGAGGAGCCGGTGATCCACACCCTGGGCAAACCTGAGCCGGAAATTCCCGCCTGGGTTGAGGTGCCTGACTATGCCGAGTTATTGCCGGAATCCATCCGTCACTTTACCGGGCGCGGTGTTTACGATGCCGATAGCAACCAGCACCTGAGCTTTACCCAGGGCGGCGGGCACGGCGGTTCACATCCGCATTTGGTGCATCAATTCATTCGCGCGGTGTTGGAGGGGCATAACGCTTACCCCAACGCGGTGGAGTCGGCGAATATCAGTTGTGTGGGTATTTTGGCCCATGAATCTGCTCTCGCGGGCGGCAAGCTGATAGAGATGCCCGCGTTCACACTCGCGCCCCAAGCCGTGTAATCGCTCTTTTTCACACAGATATATCACTATGAAAATTATAAATAACGACACCATCCAACGACTTTGTACCCTTGTTCTGTTGATTGTTGGCCTGGCACTACCCTTGGGCAGCGCTCAGGCCAACAGCGACGACGGCATTATCAATTTACTGTTTATTGGCCACGATCAGCGCGAGGGATCGGGCTATCACCTGTCGTATCAATACGCGCCAATGTTTAACCAGTCGCTCGGGCGAGAAAAAATCCGCATGGAATACCATGAGGATTTGCAGCAACTCACCGATGCCGGTCTGGCGCGCTTTGATGCGGTGATGCTCTACGCCAATTACGATCAACTAAGCCCGCAACAAGAGGCCAGCCTGCTGCGTTTTGTGGAGCAGGGCGGTGCCTTTTTACCGATCCACAGCGCGAGTGCATGCTTCAGCAAATCAGACGCTTACGTGAAGTTGGTCGGGGGGCGTTTCCACAGCCACGGTTTGGAAACCTTTACCACCCGCATAGCGCCGGGGCAGGAAAACCACCCGGTGGTACGCGGTTTTAAAGGCTTTGAAACCAAAGACGAAACCTATGTCCATAGCGACCACAATAAGGATGGTCGCACTGTGCTTATGCTGCGCGACCAAGAGCCCTGGACCTGGGTGCGCCAACAGGGCAAGGGCCGGGTGTTTTACACCGCTTATGGCCACGACGCGGCAACCTGGGGTCAGGTGGCGTTTCATGAATTGCTGATTCGCGGCATTTTGTGGGGCGTGGGCGATGAGAAGCGCAAAGCGAATCGCGCGCTGGCTAGCTCCCTGCCGACTGCTAAGTATGAAGACAAAGGGACTATCCCCAACTATCGCAAAGTGGCGCCGCCGCCCCAGTATCAACATCCGCTCACACCGCAGGAAACCATGGCACTGAGCATGGTAGAACAGGGATTTGAGTTACAGTTGTTCGTGGCTGAGCCGGATATCGCCAACCCCGTAGCCTTTGCCTGGGATGAGCGCGGTCGGCTGTTTGTGGCGGAATCCCTGGACTACCCCAACGAGTTGCGTGCGGATGGCCATGGTTCTGACCGCATCAGCATGTGCGAGGACACAGACGGCGATGGCCGGGCAGATCGCTGCTCAGTATTTGCCGATGGCTTGAATATCCCCACCGGATTGGTCGCGGTCAATGGCGGGTTTATTGTGGCCCAGGCTCCGCACTTCCTGTTCCTGAAAGATACCAACGGTGACGGCAAAGCCGATGTGCGTCAGGTGTTAAACAGCGTCTGGGGCATAGAGGACACCCACGCCGGCCCGTCGAACCTGCGCTATGGACACGATAATCGCATCTGGGGCGCGGTGGGTTACTCTGGCACGCGCAGTGAAGCCCAAGGGAAGTTTCAAAACGGCCTGTACCGTATGGATGTGGATGGGCGCAATATCGAACCCATCGCCCAACTCAACAACAATACCTGGGGTTTGGGCCTGAGTGAGGACTTTGAGGTCTTTGGTTCTACGGCTAACAACGCACCCGCCTGGCACGTGCCGCTGTGGCGTAATTATGTCTACGGTAAACATGAATCTATGGCGCCGGGCATGGCTGCCAAAATCGATGACTTCTCCCAGGTTTTCCCGCTCACCTATAACTTTTTGCAGGTGGACTCGCACGGCCGCTATACCGCTGGCGCGGGCTTTAATCTCTACACCGCCCGCGCTTTTCCCGAGCGCTTCTGGAATCGCAGCGCCTTTATTGGCGAACCTACGACGCACTTCCTGGGGCAGTTTTCCCTGACGGAAAACGGCAGTAGCTACAGCGCTCACAATCAGGGCTTGTTCTTGGCCAGTAGCGATGAATGGCTGTCGCCCGTCTATGCCGACGTAGGGCCGGACGGTCAATTGTGGGTGGCTGACTGGTATAACTTCATCATCCAGCACAACCCGACCCCGACCAAAGCCTCCGCCGGGTTTGATGCGACCACGGGTAAGGGCAATGCCCATGAGAACCCCCTGCGCGACGGTAAGCACGGGCGTATTTATCGCATTGTCGCCAAGGGCGCTCCGGCCTATACCCCGCTGGATTTAAGCAAGGCGGATAGCGCCGGGCTGGTGGCGGCCCTGTCTAACAACAACCTGTTCTGGCGGATGACAGCCCAGCGCAAGCTGGTGCAAGAAGGGCGTGTGGATGCCGTACCGGCGTTACGCAATATCCTGCTGGCTCCGCCCACGATGGATGCTATCGGTCTGGATGTGCAATCCATCCATGCCATCTGGACATTGCAGGGCTTGGGGCATTTCACCATGGCGAGCAAAGCCAATGTGGCGACTATCCAACGCGCCTTGCAGCACCCATCGCCAGCCACCCGCAAGAACGCGGTAAGGGCGCTGGTAGAGAGTGGTTCAACGAAGGATTTGGCAATCGCCGCACGCCTGGATGACAGTGATGCCAAAACCCGACTCTGGGCGCTGGTTGCCCTGGCGCAACAAAAACCCTCAAAAGTGGCGGCGCAAGAGTTGCTCGGTTTGCGTACCCAGCTACCGTCCGACCCGTGGCTAGCACAGGCCTTTACCCTGGCGGCATTGCGCCATAGCGATTATTACTGGGCAGCGTTAAATCGGACAAATAATGCTGTGCAAGGCAGTTTTCTCCAGCACTTCGCCACACTGGAGCAGACCCCGGAATACATGATTGCCCGGCAGATGATGTTGCGTAAATCCGGCGATTTAACCAAGACCATCGCCAGTTGGCAGCACCTGCCAGATCGCCGTTTGCCGCTCATGGCTACAGCGCTATTGGAGGTCTGGCGCGACTTGCGACGGGAGCCAAGCGACGCCGAACTGCGTGCCTTGCAGGGGCTGCTCAACCGGTTAGATAGTGAATCGCAAATGGCGTTTAAGCTCCGGGCTTCAGGGCTTGCGCTTGAATACCCCAAGGTAGATGAGGCGACCTATGCCAAGTACTACGAACGCTATGCGTTCAAACCACAAGTCTGGCAGTGGTCATCTCCAGAGAGCGGTGCCGTGCTTTATCGCCAGCATTGTGCCAGTTGCCACGGTGATGATGCCGGTGGCGATGCCGCACTGGGGGCGCCCGCCTTGGCAGGTTTGGATCACGCCTATATACAAACGCAATTACAAAAATTCCTGGTCGGGCTGCGCGGCACACACTTTAAGGATGTGGACGGCATTTCCATGCGTGCCGCCGTGGATTTCCTCCAGCCAGAGCAAGAGCGCATGTCCAATATCTCCCACCTGTCCCACTATATTGCCAAGTTGCCCACAGTCACCCAGCCGGCAAGGGTCAAGGGCGATGTACGGCGCGGCGCGGGTTATTTTGCGACCTGCGTGGCCTGTCACGGGGCGGATGGCAAAGGCAATACGGAATTGGGCGCGCCGCGTATTGCGGGCCAAGCCGACTGGTATTTGCTAAAACAACTGCAAAAATACCGCTCGGGTGCGCGCGGTGCAGACCCGCGAGATACCACTGGCCAACAGATGGCGGCCATGGCCAAAACCTTGCCCGACGATCAGGCATTGCAAGATCTGGTGGCCTATATCCATTCTCTGACCGCTGAGTAGCGCTTGCTGTTTGTATCGCAGCACCGCGCCATAACCCTGGTTATGGCGCGGTTTTTTTTAGCGGTGGCCTAGAGACTGTGGATTACAGGCTGTAGTCGAACACAACAATGTCGTTCAGCAGGGGGACAAATACCTGTTTTAACGCCTCATGTGCCGGGTGCGGCAAATAGTTTGTGCGGGCGGCCTCATCGGCAAACGTCATGAATACCGCATGGGTAAATTGTTTATTCAATCCTTCCGGGCTGTCATTCAAGCCCCACTCCACCGCCACAATGCCCTCAATTTTTTCGGGAATGGTCTCAAACAGGGTTTTGACGGCGGCGATTTGCGCGGCATCTACCGTTGGTCTGAATTCAATTAATAACAGGTGGCGAATCATCAGGTACTCCGGATATGAATGGTGATGTGGGTTTTGGTCAATCCGCTATATAGTAAGCGAGCCATCATGTTCAAGGGAGAATTCAGGTGCAGTTGTTTGCTTACAATCCTGTGGGGAAACCTGACGCGTTAGTGGTGTGGGTCGGTGTATTGGGGGTGAATCCACCGCCAACGGTCAGCTTTGAAATACTGGGTCAAGCTGTTAGCGCACAACTGCTCGCGCCCGGTTTTGAACCCCTGGGCGATGAGGTGTGTGATGCGCGCGGTGTGCCGCTGAATTATCGCGCCTTATTTGTATTGCCCTGGCCTGCCACCGGCGAGCGGTTTCACATCACGGTGCGTGCCGCCAATCAGCAGGTCACTCTCACCAGCCGACGCCCGCCTGTGCAATTGCCGGATAAAGCCGCTGCCAGTTTTAACCTGCTGTTGTCCTCCTGCTACTACCAGCCCAATGATAAAAGCCGCGCTCTTGCGGATTTGGTGAAAGCGATAAAACCTGCGCCGGATTTTACGGTGTTGGCTGGCGATCAGGTGTATCTGGATTTGCCCTCGCAGCAGGATTTACCGCTCAATGCCAATGCACTCGCCAAAACCCTTGGCAAAAAATACCAATTGAATTGGTTTTCCAACAGCGCGCAACAGCCGGGGCTGGCCGATGTACTGCGTCACGGCCCGGTATTGTGTGTGCCCGACGATCACGAATTCTGGAATAACTATCCGCTCCCACAAGCGCAGCTCAACAACACCTATTGCCCGCAAGACCGCGCCAATTGGCAGCGATTGGCGAACTGTTTGTACGAGCGCTACCAGCGTTCACCGGCACAAGTTAATGGATTTTTCCGGCAGGATATTGCGCCGCTGAGCATGTTGTTTTTGGATGGGCGCACCCAGCGCGATAGCGACGGCACGCAGATGTTTACTGCCGCCACTCACATCGCCATAGAACAATGGAAACAGGATTTACTCACGCGTAAACAGCAAGGGCAAAGTGCGGTGGGTTTATTAAGTTCAGGCCAGGCACTGTTAATAGAAACCCCCGGCCCCTGGGCGTGCAAAATAACCGATATGGAAATGCCCAACTATGCCGACTTCGCGCTGATCACCAAGGCTCTGGGCGAATTATTCGCGGCGGGTATTCCGGTCATTTACATCACTGGGGATGTGCACTGGGGGCGTATCGTAGAAGGCAAAACGGCACGGGGTAATCCGCTGTTTTATGAAGTGATCGCCTCGCCCTCGCGCTTGATTGATACCAACTGCGTCGATCAATACAAGCTGGCTAAAAATGCGTTGCACCGTTTATTCGGCAAGGGCGACGACTTTCCGTGTCACCCGGCTGTGTGCGAAATCGATGACATAAAATTTTCCAATTTACGCCTGACTATTAAACACCGCCAGCGTGGTGACCATGTTGCGCTGCTGCGCTTCCATGCTATTCCGGGCGGCATAGAATTCAGTGTGGATTACGTTTGTACCGAGGCCGACGAAACGCGGCGTCGCGAATACAGCAAGAGTTGTGGTCCGTTTAAATTAACCAGTCTGTGACACCATTATTTTCAGTTGTGAGGAAAGGAAGATGATCAAGCAAACCCTGGCGGTGCAAAGCCATGTGCAAACCGACGTGCAAGCGCTGCCGCGCACTAATCGCGAAAGCAATTTGCAATGGTTGCCGCGCGCCTATGAAAGTTTTGCGCTGGATAACCCGGCGCAGTGGAGTTTTGTGGTGCTGGCCGGAGGTAAGGATGTAGCCTCCTTTCGCCTGCGTGTTGCCCAGTCCCATTTGCGCGGCGATATGCTGCCTTCCTACTGGTCAGAGTGCGGATTATTACAGCTTGATCAGGGCGATTTTGCGCACGCGCGTTTTTATCATTTGCCTTTATTCCAACCTGCCACTGCCAGCTATGCACCTACGCGCAACGGCTTGATTGATTTGCCACTCAAACAATTGCCCAGCCAAAAAGAGTTACCCAATCTGGCATTGTTAGCCATACCCGTACCGCAGGAGAAAATTCTGGAATCTCTGGCGGCCTACCAAAAGGCGCGGGTAAGTTACGACGCCGTAGAAAATATTTTGCCCTGGCTCGCCTATGTGTGGGGCGCCGGCAATGCGGCTAACCCGCTAATGCAACACACAGGTTTTCCCTCGGCGATGATGCTCAACCAATTATTCAGCGCCCAGGGTTTTGATTTGGCGCCGGGTGTCAATGCCAACCTCTCCGCACCGGAAACCTTTTGGAGCGGTGTTAAACATTGGCAAGCCTATTACAGCAATACACAGGAAAACGGCTTGCTGCCGAAAGCGCGTTTTGTGATTAATCATGTGTACGATATTGATGAAAGTTAATGACATCGGTTAATGCATTAATGCCCATAAAAAAAGCGGAGCTGTTGATCAGGCTCCGCTTTTTTTATGGGTAATATTGGACAATGTTGTGCGTGTTATTCCTCCGGCACCAACACCAATTCAATGCGATTATTTTTTTGCGCAATTGCATTCCATTCACCGGCAAAAAAAGTCGGCAGGCGTTCGGGGTAGGGCTCGGTGCCTTCCAGTGCGTGTATGTCTACTTTGAGTGTGC
The nucleotide sequence above comes from Cellvibrio sp. PSBB023. Encoded proteins:
- the epiA gene encoding cellobiose 2-epimerase EpiA — protein: MNVAMLPSSAVVLQQEFRAELIAIADWWASHAIDQQQGGFYGEIGADNLPVSGASKGIILNARILWFFSEAAQQINNPVYRDCAERAYAYLIAHFFDEKHGGVYWELDAAGVPINTKKQVYAQAFTIYALCAYFQLTGDAQALARALECFQLVEQHAIDSVNQGYLEAFTRDWGVIDDLRLSEKDLNYPKSQNTHLHILEAYTTLYQAHPASEVQAALKYNIEMFDRYMIDRNTHHLRMFMDVQWNDFSPGYTYGHDIEASWLIAKALESLGDDTYTRELTPTLLRIADVTLQEGVGELGQVLDSYDFASATVNDDTVWWVQAEALVGFLYAYSVSGEQKYMAAAEAVWAFIKKYQIDSEAGEWLWLSRLHAPSATPHYKVGFWKCPYHNGRAMMEAMRYLQGNVVNQVA
- a CDS encoding mannanase; protein product: MKKMSMLFIGLLSLLLLSACSKQAPVAENNTAKNNIAEKQAEVTAPPAHTQFVRVNGGHFELHGKPYVITGVNMWYAAYLGAPNDVGDRERLAKELDNLQSIGVNNLRVLAVSEKSDINSAVKPAVTNGFGNYDESLLQGLDYLLVELAKRDMTVVLYFNNFWQWSGGMTQYMSWIDGEPVQDPNVTNQWEAFMAKSASFYRSEKAQQEYRNTLKKIITRVNTINGKAYVDDATIMSWQLANEPRPGNSQTTAEEKQIYIDWVHAAAAYIKTLDPYHLVSSGSEGEMGSVNDLDVFVRAHATPAIDYLTYHMWIRNWSWFDKTKPAETWPSAWEKAQHYMRMHIDIAKQLNKPLVLEEFGLDRDMGSYAIDSTTEYRDNYFRGVFEFMLTSLEQGEPSAGYNIWAWNGYGRTTRANYWWQEGDDLMGDPPQEEQGMYGVFDTDASTIAILKEFNTRFQPK
- the aga27 gene encoding alpha-galactosidase Aga27; translation: MAVVVFAASLSVAFNAHAQKFEQIAKTPQLGWNSWNTFACDVNEQMIREMADAMVSSGMKAAGYEYINIDDCWHGERDKNGFIQVDKKHFPSGMKALADYVHSKGLKLGIYSDAGNTTCAGRPGSRGHEYQDALTYASWGIDYVKYDWCDTQDINPKSAYATMRDAIHKAGRPMLFSICEWGDNKPWEWAQNVGHSWRTTGDIYPCWSCEHNHGSWSSFGVLPILDKQAGLRKYAGPGHWNDMDMMEVGNGMSEDEDRAHFSLWAIMASPLIAGNDLRTMSEATKKILTNKDMLAINQDKLGIQAMKWIDEGDIEIYVKPLEKGDYAVLFLNRADTSMNYSLDWNFHYLKDDISKHEIFFDKKKFTWRDIWNGGKGSTAEKLNLTMAAHSVAVLRLTPQ
- a CDS encoding AraC family transcriptional regulator, translated to MNYFDDWLAQLDPRHSPTQLFDYMPNVMYFVKDREGRIMTGNQAFAERCGCRSPGELFGKRDEELFPPYMAEKFRRDDELLLKNGTSLLNLIELFPTREGLPEWFITQKLPLFDRHSAIYGLCGIVQSYERMLDHSQNPIFQVVQYIRTRYTEHLSIPDIAQQFGFSERQLERRFADTFRISPSQYLIRLRVLIASDRLKYSSESIANIAIDCGFYDHSNFIRHFKRTFGITPLVYRKRYNLEQP
- a CDS encoding sugar phosphate isomerase/epimerase, coding for MKFGASTWLWTSPFTGDQIALLENIAALGFDFVELPVEEPSHIPVATLKPVLAHLGLEVVICAAVTAGRDMSAESSAARRQAFDYFESCLALAEGLGASCVVGPLYAPVGKARLGTESLRCAQWERSVASLSQLAQTAGNCGVRLGLEPLNRFETDMINNVADAQRFLQQVASPYLGISLDSFHMNIEETDFRRAVVSAGELLIHLQVSDSHRGVPGDGNSDWAGLRDGLGAIGYRGKIGIESFSPDASSLAEAVCIWRRFAESQDDFARDGLAFLRRWWAGA
- a CDS encoding Gfo/Idh/MocA family protein, producing the protein MTTNKLRVGLVGLGFGAEFIPIYQAHPQAEVVAICQRNQQKMDALVQQFGMAAKCYTHYEEMLADPDVDAVHINTPIGDHARHTLMALAAGKHVACTVPMATSVEDCERIVQASRDSGKVYMMMETVVYSREFLFVKELFERGELGKIQFLQASHQQDMNGWPSYWEGMPPMHYATHCVGPVLGLERKLAKAVSCVGSGRIRDELAQVYGSPFAVESCHIQLQDSDVAAQIHRSLFDTARQYRESFNVYGSLKSYEWPLVEGEEPVIHTLGKPEPEIPAWVEVPDYAELLPESIRHFTGRGVYDADSNQHLSFTQGGGHGGSHPHLVHQFIRAVLEGHNAYPNAVESANISCVGILAHESALAGGKLIEMPAFTLAPQAV